A region from the Ptychodera flava strain L36383 chromosome 12, AS_Pfla_20210202, whole genome shotgun sequence genome encodes:
- the LOC139146135 gene encoding uncharacterized protein — protein MGLEAVIPEDDKICYINPMDARKNTQPTELKSVLENAKGVPQDVADGSDEYFTIAGDPIKDSSVLGGTIGEKCGDRDAYWVIAGQQTGRTRRQCRHQLVCGVQYINGSWRYGCRYQLRCSWGK, from the exons ATG GGTCTAGAAGCTGTCATTCCAGAGGACGACAAAATCTGTTACATCAACCCTATGGATGCAAGGAAGAACACGCAGCCAACTGAGTTGAAGTCTGTACTAGAGAAcgcaaag GGTGTTCCACAAGATGTAGCGGACGGGTCTGACGAGTACTTTACCATTGCCGGCGATCCAATCAAGGACTCGTCGGTCCTAGGCGGCACGATTGGCGAGAAGTGTGGAGACAGAGATGCGTACTGGGTGATCGCTGGCCAGCAGACTG GCCGCACAAGACGACAATGTCGCCACCAATTGGTGTGCGGAGTCCAATACATCAATGGTAGTTGGCGATATGGATGCAGGTACCAGTTGAGATGTTCTTGGGGCAAATAA
- the LOC139145539 gene encoding leukocyte cell-derived chemotaxin 1-like, translating to MKTMKSLVIFFVCLFTTAVQSAPADSQVTKEPIKQGIKYTIPVKFEGVNQEETVTIDEEKNVEIFQSIGSDDVEIVEDFDAGIEGMVPKGSDSCYVRPLDMEENIPPNELKLYIENRSQNKSQEDEGTRYKFYTLAGNAIKNRSVVGDTIAEKCEGRDIFWLKPLPHGEHARHKRGCSYSCGCRASWSGISCGCTLRCSW from the exons ATGAAGACAATGAAATCTTTGGTGATTTTCTTCGTGTGCCTGTTTACGACGGCAGTCCAGTCAGCTCCTGCTGATTCTCAAGTGACAAAGGAGCCAATTAAACAG GGAATAAAATACACCATCCCAGTTAAGTTCGAAGGCGTTAATCAAGAAGAGACCGTTACCATAGATGAAGAAAAGAACGTAGAAATATTCCAAAGTATCGGATCAGATGATGTCGAGATTGTGGAAGATTTTGATGCG GGCATCGAAGGAATGGTACCGAAGGGTAGCGATTCGTGTTATGTAAGACCTTTGGACATGGAGGAGAATATCCCGCCAAATGAGCTGAAGTTATACATTGAGAACAGGTCACAG AATAAAAGTCAAGAAGACGAGGGCACGAGATATAAATTTTATACCCTTGCTGGCAACGCTATTAAAAATCGATCCGTCGTTGGAGACACCATAGCTGAAAAGTGTGAAGGAAGGGACATCTTTTGGCTGAAACCACTTCCTCATGGCGAGCATG CACGTCACAAACGCGGATGTTCCTATAGTTGTGGATGCAGGGCATCCTGGTCGGGCATTTCCTGTGGATGCACACTTCGCTGCTCATGGTAA